From the Arthrobacter sp. PM3 genome, one window contains:
- the groL gene encoding chaperonin GroEL (60 kDa chaperone family; promotes refolding of misfolded polypeptides especially under stressful conditions; forms two stacked rings of heptamers to form a barrel-shaped 14mer; ends can be capped by GroES; misfolded proteins enter the barrel where they are refolded when GroES binds) yields the protein MAKIIAFDEEARRGLERGLNTLADAVKVTLGPRGRNVVLEKKWGAPTITNDGVSIAKEIELDDPYEKIGAELVKEVAKKTDDVAGDGTTTATVLAQALVKEGLRNVAAGADPLSLKRGIEKAVEAVTVELLASAKEIETKEEIAATASISAGDNEIGALIAEALDKVGKEGVITVEESNTFGLELELTEGMRFDKGYISAYFVTDAERQETVLEDPYILIVNSKISNVKELVAVLEKVMQSNKPLLIIAEDIEGEALATLIVNKIRGTFKSVAVKAPGFGDRRKAQLADIAILTGGQVISEEVGLKLETAGLELLGKARKVVVTKDETTIVEGAGDADQIAGRVSQIRAEIENSDSDYDREKLQERLAKLAGGVAVIKAGAATEVELKERKHRIEDAVRNAKAAVEEGIVAGGGVALIQAGAKAFANLQLSGDEATGANIVRVAIDAPLKQIAFNAGLEPGVVVDKVRGLSAGHGLNAATGEYVDLLAAGINDPVKVTRSALQNAASIAGLFLTTEAVVADKPEKAGAPMGGGDDMGGMGGMGGF from the coding sequence ATGGCCAAGATCATTGCATTTGATGAAGAGGCACGCCGCGGTCTTGAGCGGGGCCTGAACACCCTCGCCGACGCCGTCAAGGTCACCCTCGGCCCGCGGGGACGCAATGTCGTCCTCGAGAAGAAGTGGGGCGCCCCCACGATCACCAACGATGGTGTTTCCATCGCCAAGGAGATCGAGCTGGACGATCCTTACGAGAAGATCGGCGCCGAGCTGGTCAAGGAAGTTGCCAAGAAGACCGATGACGTCGCAGGCGACGGCACCACCACGGCAACCGTGCTGGCCCAGGCCCTGGTCAAGGAAGGCCTGCGCAACGTCGCGGCCGGCGCTGACCCGCTGTCCCTCAAGCGCGGCATCGAGAAGGCTGTCGAGGCTGTCACCGTAGAGCTGCTGGCCTCCGCCAAGGAAATCGAGACCAAGGAAGAGATCGCCGCCACCGCGTCCATCTCCGCCGGCGACAACGAGATCGGCGCCCTGATCGCCGAAGCCCTCGACAAGGTCGGCAAGGAAGGCGTCATCACGGTCGAGGAGTCGAACACGTTCGGCCTCGAGCTCGAGCTCACCGAAGGTATGCGCTTCGACAAGGGCTACATCTCCGCTTACTTCGTCACCGACGCCGAGCGCCAGGAAACGGTCCTCGAGGATCCGTACATCCTGATCGTCAACTCCAAGATCTCCAACGTCAAGGAACTGGTTGCTGTCCTGGAAAAGGTCATGCAGTCCAACAAGCCGCTGCTGATCATTGCCGAAGACATCGAGGGTGAGGCCCTGGCCACCCTGATCGTCAACAAGATCCGCGGCACCTTCAAGTCCGTCGCCGTCAAGGCCCCGGGCTTCGGGGACCGCCGCAAGGCGCAGCTGGCCGACATCGCCATCCTCACCGGCGGCCAGGTCATCTCCGAGGAAGTCGGCCTCAAGCTTGAGACCGCCGGACTCGAACTCCTCGGCAAGGCCCGCAAGGTTGTTGTCACCAAGGACGAGACCACCATCGTCGAAGGTGCAGGCGACGCCGACCAGATCGCCGGCCGCGTGTCCCAGATCCGCGCCGAGATCGAGAACTCCGATTCCGACTACGACCGCGAGAAGCTGCAGGAGCGCCTGGCCAAGCTGGCCGGCGGCGTTGCAGTCATCAAGGCCGGTGCCGCAACCGAGGTCGAGCTCAAGGAACGCAAGCACCGCATTGAGGACGCTGTCCGCAACGCCAAGGCTGCTGTTGAAGAGGGCATCGTCGCCGGCGGTGGCGTTGCCCTGATCCAGGCCGGTGCCAAGGCCTTCGCGAACCTGCAGCTCTCCGGCGACGAGGCAACGGGCGCGAACATCGTCCGCGTTGCCATCGACGCTCCGCTGAAGCAGATCGCCTTCAACGCCGGCCTCGAGCCCGGCGTCGTGGTGGACAAGGTCCGCGGCCTGTCCGCCGGCCACGGCCTCAACGCCGCCACCGGCGAGTACGTTGACCTGCTGGCCGCCGGCATCAACGACCCCGTCAAGGTGACCCGCTCTGCCCTGCAGAACGCGGCTTCCATTGCCGGCCTGTTCCTCACCACCGAGGCCGTTGTGGCTGACAAGCCCGAGAAGGCCGGTGCCCCGATGGGCGGCGGCGACGACATGGGCGGCATGGGCGGCATGGGCGGTTTCTAA
- a CDS encoding ribonuclease HI family protein, which yields MTITAAADGSALGNPGPAGWAWYVNDDCWRAGGWPHGTNNQGELMAVLDLFRATAHIPGEELLILCDSQYVINAVTKWMPGWKRKGWRKADGKPVLNVDLLKEIDQELKGRKYTFEWVRGHAGHDLNEAADDRARAAATAYQQGVAVRQGPGFGAAAGPLADAGAKQPQPAARTAAVPSGRQEFSDGQSVFSGFSEPDLFSELDEEPAASGVPAEASAEAVVESLERELLRPETRADLGRTGVLLHPDFTEIGSSGRIWTRDTMLMALEDNPGGPVDLELLGADRLGEKTVLLTYRSHTREGSALRSSLWVLDGAQWRLRFHQGTPES from the coding sequence GTGACGATTACTGCAGCGGCCGACGGTTCGGCCTTAGGAAATCCTGGCCCGGCCGGCTGGGCCTGGTACGTGAATGACGACTGCTGGCGCGCCGGCGGATGGCCGCACGGAACCAACAACCAGGGCGAACTGATGGCGGTGCTGGATCTGTTCCGGGCCACGGCGCACATACCCGGTGAAGAGCTGCTGATCCTCTGCGACAGCCAGTACGTCATCAATGCCGTGACCAAGTGGATGCCGGGCTGGAAGCGCAAGGGCTGGCGCAAGGCCGACGGCAAGCCGGTCCTGAACGTGGACCTCCTCAAGGAGATCGACCAGGAACTCAAGGGCCGCAAGTACACCTTCGAATGGGTGCGGGGCCATGCCGGGCACGACCTCAACGAGGCCGCCGATGACCGCGCCCGGGCCGCCGCCACCGCCTATCAGCAGGGCGTGGCTGTCCGGCAGGGTCCCGGCTTCGGGGCAGCGGCGGGCCCGCTTGCGGACGCCGGCGCCAAGCAACCGCAACCCGCGGCGCGGACGGCTGCTGTGCCGTCCGGCCGGCAGGAATTCTCCGACGGGCAGAGCGTCTTCAGCGGCTTCAGCGAACCGGACCTCTTCAGCGAACTGGACGAGGAACCCGCCGCGTCCGGGGTTCCGGCCGAGGCCAGCGCCGAAGCGGTGGTCGAGTCCCTCGAACGCGAGCTGCTCCGCCCGGAAACCCGCGCGGACCTGGGCCGCACCGGCGTCCTGCTCCACCCGGACTTCACCGAGATCGGCAGCTCCGGCCGGATCTGGACCCGCGACACCATGCTGATGGCCCTGGAGGACAACCCGGGCGGACCCGTCGATCTCGAACTCCTGGGCGCCGACCGGCTGGGCGAGAAGACCGTGCTCCTGACCTACCGCAGCCACACCCGGGAGGGCTCGGCCCTGCGCAGCTCCCTGTGGGTCCTGGACGGCGCGCAATGGCGCCTGCGCTTCCACCAGGGCACCCCGGAGTCCTGA
- a CDS encoding WXG100 family type VII secretion target yields the protein MSIISVDTELLQLKSANVRATVERISADVHAMKLGLDELQGSWRGSAASSFQNLVAEWTLTQGRVEASLASINLALNSAAATYAEAELGNTQRFM from the coding sequence ATGAGCATCATTTCCGTCGATACCGAACTGCTCCAGCTCAAGTCCGCCAATGTACGGGCCACAGTTGAGCGGATCAGCGCCGACGTCCACGCCATGAAGCTCGGCCTGGATGAGCTCCAGGGCAGCTGGCGCGGTTCCGCGGCGTCGAGCTTCCAGAATCTGGTCGCCGAGTGGACGCTGACCCAGGGCAGGGTCGAGGCCTCCCTGGCCTCCATCAACCTGGCACTGAATTCCGCGGCGGCCACCTACGCGGAAGCTGAGCTGGGGAACACGCAGCGCTTCATGTGA
- a CDS encoding HAMP domain-containing sensor histidine kinase: MLHRWKSASLRSQLVAIMMALMLVALTATGAGTLTLLHSFLQGQVDDKLRAAVDSARQQQSFSQLQVANPNVPTDYSLMLFSPGMPPYTFGGDKDSHPAINTFSAVEARERQLVPFQVRGTESGNWRVVAVNVVDNNQRNAVVIIGLPLDPVDSVMEHAALVVVGVGLLTLVLAFFIATWTVSRSFRPLARVEKTAAAIAAGDLSRRVEVENPGTEVGRLGSSLNAMLAHIETAFAARMASEARMRRFAADASHELRTPLVTIRGFSELYRHGALSTPEDVATAMGRIESEAKRMGAMVEDLLLLARIDEQRPLQQKPADLLLLANDAVVDTQASDRSRTITLTGLDGAAPAAAPVLGDEAKLRQVVSNLVGNALRYTPEGTPIEIGVGVRTAPGGDRQSVIEVRDHGPGVPDDEAARIFERFYRADTSRTRETGGSGLGLAIVAAIVGAHAGNVRVEKTDGGGATLVVSIPFLDEEATELAAAEAAT, translated from the coding sequence TTGCTACACCGCTGGAAGTCGGCGTCGCTGCGGTCGCAGCTGGTGGCCATCATGATGGCCCTGATGCTCGTGGCCCTCACCGCCACGGGCGCCGGCACGCTGACCCTGCTGCACAGCTTCCTGCAGGGCCAGGTGGACGACAAGCTCCGGGCCGCCGTCGATTCCGCACGCCAGCAGCAGTCCTTCAGCCAGCTGCAGGTGGCCAACCCCAACGTTCCCACTGACTACTCGCTGATGCTCTTCAGCCCGGGCATGCCGCCCTACACCTTCGGCGGCGACAAGGACTCGCATCCGGCCATCAACACCTTTTCCGCGGTGGAGGCCCGGGAACGCCAGCTGGTGCCGTTCCAGGTGCGCGGCACCGAGAGCGGCAACTGGCGGGTCGTGGCGGTCAATGTGGTGGACAACAACCAGCGCAATGCCGTCGTCATCATCGGGCTGCCGCTGGACCCGGTCGATTCCGTGATGGAGCACGCCGCCCTGGTGGTGGTGGGGGTGGGCCTGCTGACCCTGGTCCTGGCGTTCTTTATCGCGACGTGGACCGTCTCGCGCTCCTTCCGCCCGCTGGCCCGGGTGGAGAAAACGGCCGCCGCGATCGCCGCGGGCGACCTCTCCCGGCGGGTGGAGGTGGAAAACCCGGGCACGGAGGTGGGCCGGCTCGGCAGCTCCCTGAACGCCATGCTCGCGCACATTGAAACAGCATTTGCGGCCCGGATGGCGTCCGAGGCCCGGATGCGGCGCTTCGCCGCCGACGCCTCGCACGAGCTGCGCACCCCGCTGGTGACCATCCGGGGCTTCTCCGAACTGTACCGGCACGGTGCCCTGTCCACCCCGGAGGACGTCGCCACCGCGATGGGACGGATCGAAAGCGAAGCCAAACGCATGGGGGCGATGGTGGAGGACCTGCTCCTGCTGGCCCGGATCGACGAGCAGCGCCCGCTGCAGCAGAAACCCGCCGATCTGCTCCTGCTGGCCAATGACGCCGTGGTGGATACCCAGGCCAGCGACCGCAGCCGCACCATCACGCTCACCGGGCTCGACGGCGCGGCCCCGGCTGCGGCCCCCGTGCTGGGCGATGAGGCGAAGCTGCGCCAGGTGGTCAGTAACCTGGTCGGCAATGCCCTGCGGTACACCCCGGAGGGCACCCCGATCGAAATCGGTGTGGGAGTCCGGACGGCGCCCGGCGGCGACCGGCAGTCCGTGATCGAGGTCCGCGACCACGGGCCGGGCGTTCCGGACGACGAGGCGGCCCGGATCTTCGAACGCTTCTACCGCGCGGACACATCCCGGACCCGGGAAACCGGCGGCAGCGGCCTGGGCCTTGCGATCGTCGCGGCCATCGTCGGCGCGCATGCCGGCAACGTGCGGGTCGAGAAGACCGACGGCGGCGGGGCCACCTTGGTGGTCAGCATCCCGTTCCTGGACGAAGAGGCCACCGAATTGGCCGCCGCGGAAGCTGCCACGTAG
- a CDS encoding response regulator transcription factor, producing MKKNGPEAKLLVVDDEPNIRELLSTSLRFAGFEVVSAGSGREALAAADEHAPDLAVLDVMLPDMDGFTVTRRLRAAGKHFPVLFLTAKDDTEDKVTGLTVGGDDYVTKPFSLDEVVARIRAVLRRTQPQMDDDAVIRVDDLQLDDDAHEVRRGGTVIELSPTEFKLLRYLMLNPNRVLSKAQILDHVWEYDFNGDASIVESYISYLRRKVDIDPDAPALIQTKRGVGYVLRTAEKR from the coding sequence ATGAAGAAGAACGGTCCCGAAGCCAAGCTGCTCGTCGTCGATGATGAACCCAACATCCGCGAGCTGCTCTCTACCTCCCTGCGCTTCGCAGGCTTTGAAGTTGTTTCGGCCGGCAGCGGGCGCGAGGCGCTGGCCGCCGCGGATGAGCACGCCCCGGACCTCGCCGTCCTGGACGTCATGCTGCCCGATATGGACGGCTTCACCGTCACCCGCCGCCTCCGCGCCGCGGGCAAGCACTTCCCCGTCCTGTTTCTCACGGCCAAGGATGACACCGAGGACAAGGTCACCGGCCTGACCGTGGGCGGCGACGACTACGTCACCAAGCCCTTCAGCCTCGACGAAGTGGTGGCCCGCATCCGCGCGGTGCTCCGGCGCACCCAGCCGCAGATGGACGACGACGCCGTGATCCGGGTCGATGACCTCCAGCTCGACGACGACGCCCATGAGGTCCGCCGCGGCGGCACCGTGATCGAGCTCTCCCCCACCGAGTTCAAGCTCCTGCGCTACCTCATGCTCAACCCGAACCGGGTCCTGTCCAAAGCCCAGATCCTGGACCATGTGTGGGAGTACGACTTCAACGGCGATGCCTCGATCGTTGAGTCCTACATCTCCTACCTGCGCCGCAAAGTGGACATCGATCCGGACGCCCCGGCGCTGATCCAGACCAAGCGCGGCGTCGGCTACGTCCTGCGGACCGCGGAGAAGCGCTGA
- a CDS encoding DNA repair helicase XPB, producing MNDGPLIVQSDKTILLEVDHELATEARHAIAAFAELERAPEHVHSYRLTPLGLWNARAAGLDAEKVLDTLLKYSRFPVPHSLLIDVEETMSRYGRLRLEKDPQHGLVMRTSDYPVLEEVSRAKKIAPLLGPRIDGETVVVHSSQRGQLKQLLLKIGWPAEDLAGYVDGTPHPIMLNESGWKLRPYQQLATENFWAGGSGVVVLPCGAGKTLVGAAAMATSSTTTLVLVTNTVSARQWKDELLRRTSLTEEEIGEYSGSVKEVRPVTIATYQVLTTKRGGLYPHLELVDGNDWGLIIYDEVHLLPAPIFRMTADLQARRRLGLTATLVREDGREGEVFSLIGPKRYDAPWKDIETQGYIAPADCVEVRVDLPRDERVAYAMAEDADKYRLCATSETKTRVVEELVAEHAGEQLLVIGQYIDQLDEIGERLNAPVIKGDTSVKERQRLFDAFRAGEVQTLVVSKVANFSIDLPEASVAIQVSGSFGSRQEEAQRLGRLLRPKKDGRAARFYSLVARDTLDQDFAAKRQRFLAEQGYAYRIMDAKDVGTAG from the coding sequence GTGAATGACGGGCCCCTGATCGTCCAGAGTGACAAGACCATCCTGCTGGAGGTCGACCACGAGCTCGCCACGGAAGCCCGCCACGCGATCGCGGCGTTCGCCGAGCTCGAACGCGCCCCGGAGCACGTGCACAGCTACCGGCTGACACCACTGGGGCTCTGGAACGCCCGGGCCGCCGGGCTCGACGCCGAAAAGGTGCTGGACACCCTGCTGAAGTACTCCCGGTTCCCGGTGCCGCACTCCCTGCTGATCGACGTCGAGGAAACCATGTCCCGGTACGGCCGGCTGCGCCTGGAAAAGGACCCGCAGCACGGGCTCGTGATGCGCACCTCCGACTACCCGGTGCTGGAAGAGGTCAGCCGGGCCAAGAAGATCGCCCCCTTGCTGGGGCCGCGGATCGACGGTGAGACCGTTGTGGTGCATTCCTCCCAGCGCGGCCAGCTCAAGCAGCTGCTGCTCAAGATCGGCTGGCCCGCCGAAGACCTGGCCGGCTACGTGGACGGCACCCCGCACCCCATCATGCTCAACGAATCCGGCTGGAAGCTGCGCCCCTACCAGCAGCTGGCCACGGAGAACTTCTGGGCCGGCGGCAGCGGCGTCGTCGTGCTTCCCTGCGGGGCCGGCAAGACCCTCGTGGGTGCCGCCGCCATGGCCACCAGTTCCACCACCACACTGGTCCTGGTGACCAACACCGTCTCGGCCCGGCAGTGGAAGGACGAACTCCTGAGGCGCACGTCGCTGACCGAGGAGGAGATCGGCGAGTACTCCGGTTCCGTCAAGGAAGTCCGGCCCGTCACGATCGCCACCTACCAGGTCCTCACCACCAAGCGCGGCGGGCTCTACCCGCACCTGGAACTCGTGGACGGCAACGACTGGGGCCTGATCATCTACGACGAGGTCCACCTGCTGCCGGCCCCGATCTTCCGGATGACCGCGGACCTGCAGGCCCGGCGCCGGCTGGGCCTCACCGCCACCCTGGTGCGCGAGGACGGCCGGGAGGGCGAGGTCTTCAGCCTGATCGGCCCGAAGCGCTACGACGCGCCGTGGAAGGACATCGAGACCCAGGGCTACATCGCCCCCGCCGACTGCGTGGAGGTCCGGGTGGACCTGCCCCGCGACGAACGGGTGGCGTACGCGATGGCCGAGGACGCCGACAAGTACCGCCTGTGCGCGACCTCCGAGACGAAGACCCGGGTGGTGGAGGAGCTCGTCGCCGAACACGCGGGCGAGCAGCTGCTGGTGATCGGGCAGTACATCGACCAGCTGGACGAGATCGGCGAGCGCCTCAACGCGCCGGTGATCAAGGGAGACACTTCGGTGAAGGAACGCCAGCGGCTCTTCGACGCGTTCCGGGCCGGGGAGGTGCAGACCCTCGTGGTGTCCAAGGTGGCCAACTTCTCCATCGACCTGCCGGAGGCGTCCGTCGCGATCCAGGTGTCCGGGTCGTTCGGTTCCCGCCAGGAGGAAGCCCAGCGGCTGGGCCGGCTGCTCCGGCCCAAGAAGGACGGCCGCGCCGCCCGCTTCTACTCGCTCGTGGCCCGGGACACGCTGGACCAGGACTTCGCCGCGAAGCGGCAGCGCTTCCTCGCCGAGCAGGGCTACGCCTACCGGATCATGGACGCCAAGGACGTCGGCACCGCCGGTTAG